One Flavobacterium sp. 90 DNA segment encodes these proteins:
- a CDS encoding Lrp/AsnC family transcriptional regulator: MDILDEFDVKIIKELEKDGRIAFSTIATNLKISNTMVHQRINRLFEQGIITGIKPILNEKQIGYDWASFTGITLNKDSDSERIIEALKEIPEITECYFVTGSFTLYLKITAKNHEHMRKILYEKIDNIPGIAKTDSMIELGCAFKRNITIE; encoded by the coding sequence ATGGACATTTTAGATGAGTTTGACGTAAAAATCATAAAAGAATTAGAGAAAGACGGAAGAATTGCATTTTCTACCATTGCTACTAATTTAAAAATTTCAAATACGATGGTTCATCAGCGTATCAATCGTTTATTTGAACAAGGAATTATTACGGGCATCAAACCTATTTTGAACGAAAAACAAATTGGTTACGACTGGGCTTCGTTTACAGGAATTACACTTAATAAAGATTCCGATTCCGAACGAATTATCGAGGCTTTAAAAGAAATTCCTGAAATTACAGAATGCTATTTTGTAACCGGATCTTTTACGCTTTACCTCAAAATTACGGCAAAAAACCACGAACACATGCGTAAAATATTATATGAAAAAATTGATAATATTCCTGGAATTGCCAAAACCGATTCGATGATAGAATTGGGCTGCGCTTTTAAACGAAATATCACTATTGAATAA
- the rocD gene encoding ornithine--oxo-acid transaminase, which yields MGHKQEILSSKSEVLIEKENKYGAHNYHPLPVVLERGEGVYVWDVDGKKYYDFLSAYSAVNQGHCHPKIVKAMVDQAQKLALTSRAFYNDKLGNYEEYVTNYFGFDKVLPMNTGAEAVETALKLCRKWAYEVKGIQENLAQIIVCENNFHGRTTTIISFSNDETARKSFGPFTEGFIKIEYDNLEALEKVLESSKNIAGFLVEPIQGEAGVYVPSEGYLAKAKALCEKHNVLFIADEVQTGIARTGKLLAVHHENVQPDILILGKAISGGVYPVSAVLANNEIMNVIKPGQHGSTFGGNPVAAAVAIAALEVVKEENLAENAERLGIILRKGLNEIAERNNLITLVRGKGLLNAIVINCGEDSDLAWEICLRFRDNGLLAKPTHGNKIRLAPPLVMTEAQIQECLEIIEKSLNDFRD from the coding sequence ATGGGACATAAGCAAGAAATACTTTCATCAAAGTCTGAAGTTTTGATTGAAAAAGAAAACAAATACGGAGCTCATAATTATCATCCACTTCCGGTTGTTTTGGAAAGAGGTGAAGGAGTATACGTTTGGGATGTTGACGGGAAAAAGTATTATGATTTTTTATCTGCTTATTCTGCTGTTAACCAAGGACATTGTCATCCTAAAATTGTGAAAGCAATGGTTGATCAGGCTCAAAAACTGGCTTTGACTTCTCGTGCTTTTTACAATGATAAATTAGGAAACTATGAAGAATATGTAACTAATTATTTTGGTTTTGATAAAGTATTACCAATGAATACAGGTGCCGAAGCGGTTGAAACGGCTCTGAAACTTTGTAGAAAATGGGCTTATGAAGTAAAAGGAATTCAGGAGAATCTTGCACAAATTATCGTTTGTGAGAATAACTTTCACGGAAGAACAACGACAATTATTTCATTTTCTAATGATGAAACTGCACGTAAAAGCTTTGGTCCGTTTACAGAAGGATTTATAAAAATTGAATATGATAACCTTGAAGCTCTTGAAAAAGTTTTAGAATCATCAAAAAATATAGCGGGATTTTTGGTTGAACCAATTCAGGGTGAAGCCGGAGTTTATGTTCCGTCAGAAGGATATTTGGCGAAAGCAAAAGCGTTGTGTGAGAAACATAATGTATTATTTATTGCTGATGAAGTTCAGACTGGAATTGCACGTACCGGAAAATTATTAGCAGTTCATCACGAAAATGTACAACCGGATATCTTGATTTTAGGAAAAGCAATTTCTGGTGGAGTTTACCCAGTTTCGGCGGTTTTAGCAAATAATGAAATCATGAATGTGATTAAACCGGGACAACACGGATCTACTTTTGGTGGAAATCCTGTTGCTGCCGCTGTTGCAATCGCTGCTCTTGAAGTGGTTAAAGAAGAAAACTTAGCGGAAAACGCAGAGCGTCTTGGGATCATTTTAAGAAAAGGATTAAACGAAATCGCTGAACGTAATAACTTAATTACACTTGTTCGTGGAAAAGGTTTATTAAACGCAATCGTAATTAATTGTGGTGAAGATTCAGATTTAGCTTGGGAAATTTGCCTAAGATTTAGAGATAACGGATTATTGGCAAAACCAACTCACGGTAATAAAATCAGATTAGCGCCGCCTTTGGTAATGACCGAAGCTCAAATTCAGGAATGTCTTGAAATAATTGAGAAGTCATTAAATGATTTTAGAGATTAA